Proteins encoded together in one Oceanobacillus iheyensis HTE831 window:
- a CDS encoding threonine/serine exporter family protein, whose protein sequence is MITQIVMSFIAAAGFGILFNAPRNALIQCGTVGMLGWILYYSLVQQGMDVVPATTFAAMLVAILSHLCARFFQKPIIVFTVSGIIPLVPGGIAYNAMRHFVENDYNTAIQLSTQVMLLAGGIAIGLMFSEVLNQILKKIVKLQRT, encoded by the coding sequence TTGATAACGCAAATCGTCATGAGTTTTATTGCAGCTGCAGGATTCGGAATTCTATTTAATGCTCCTCGCAACGCGTTGATCCAATGTGGAACAGTCGGGATGCTTGGTTGGATTCTATACTATTCCTTAGTTCAACAAGGAATGGATGTTGTTCCAGCAACAACATTCGCAGCAATGCTCGTTGCCATCTTAAGTCATTTATGCGCCCGCTTCTTTCAAAAACCAATTATCGTTTTTACCGTTTCTGGCATCATTCCACTTGTACCTGGAGGAATTGCTTATAACGCGATGCGTCATTTTGTAGAAAATGATTATAATACTGCCATACAATTATCTACGCAAGTCATGTTATTAGCCGGTGGAATTGCTATTGGATTAATGTTTTCTGAAGTGTTGAATCAAATCTTGAAAAAAATCGTAAAGCTTCAGCGCACTTAA
- a CDS encoding threonine/serine exporter family protein — MKEELITVEKICLIAGKIMLISGAETHRVEDTMNRIARAYGITNPQSYATPTGINFSIDLATTTNFLRITSRSTDLHKIAEVNHVSRQIVDGAISKQQAYYELQHIEKSKLTFSPTVQIIAAMLVSGGFTMMFGGSWQDFIPALLAGGIGYAGMLAFGKLVEIRFLADFFGGFVIGVSSFLFLWLGLGETIDSVIIGAVMPLVPGLHITNAIRDLMAGHLVSGISKGIEALLTSFAIGAGVAIMYAFF, encoded by the coding sequence ATGAAAGAGGAATTAATTACCGTAGAAAAAATATGCCTAATCGCTGGAAAAATAATGCTAATTAGTGGTGCTGAGACGCATCGTGTGGAAGATACGATGAATCGAATTGCTCGAGCATATGGTATTACCAATCCACAAAGTTATGCAACTCCAACAGGAATTAATTTTTCGATTGACTTAGCAACGACAACTAATTTTTTACGTATTACCAGTCGATCAACCGATCTACATAAAATTGCAGAAGTAAATCATGTTTCCAGACAAATTGTAGATGGAGCTATATCAAAACAACAGGCATACTATGAACTTCAACATATAGAGAAGAGTAAGTTAACGTTCTCTCCAACTGTTCAAATAATTGCTGCCATGCTTGTAAGCGGTGGTTTCACTATGATGTTCGGGGGATCCTGGCAGGATTTCATACCAGCACTTTTAGCTGGCGGAATAGGGTATGCAGGAATGTTAGCCTTCGGAAAACTCGTAGAAATTCGATTTCTTGCTGACTTTTTTGGTGGGTTCGTCATTGGCGTATCGTCTTTCTTGTTTTTATGGCTTGGGCTAGGTGAAACAATTGATAGTGTGATTATCGGTGCAGTTATGCCACTCGTTCCTGGCTTACATATCACAAATGCAATACGTGATTTAATGGCAGGACACCTCGTCTCCGGTATATCCAAGGGGATAGAAGCACTTTTAACATCATTCGCGATTGGTGCGGGTGTAGCTATCATGTATGCATTTTTCTAA
- the zwf gene encoding glucose-6-phosphate dehydrogenase, with translation MEQTIQPRAVIVIFGATGDLAKRKLFPSIYRLYRSGKLDEHFAVIGLARRPWTDEVLRENVENSIQDALSPDEDLSEFISHFYYKSFDVTEKESYQGLNEIIQNLEGQYQTEGNRLFYLAMAPDFFGAIANQLNDYGLKNTSGWTRLVIEKPFGHDLPSAKKLNHELQAAFREDQIYRIDHYLGKEMVQNIEVIRFANGIFEHLWNNRFISNIQITSSETLGVEERARYYDTSGATRDMVQNHMLQMVALLAMEPPISLTTEEVRSEKIKVLRALRMMETNEIDDYFIRGQYGAGTVKGNSVIGYQDEDEQLENSRTETFVAGKLLIDNYRWAGVPFYIRTGKRMTEKSTKIVIEFKDIPMNLYYQKDDQRNPNLLVINIQPNEGITLCLNARKSGEGALAEPIQLAYHQNAVSGINTPEAYEKLIYDSMLGDATNFTHWDEVALSWQFVDKILENWSENQPAFPNYRSGSMGPEASDELLKKDGFHWWPI, from the coding sequence ATGGAACAAACTATACAGCCAAGAGCCGTTATTGTAATCTTCGGAGCAACTGGAGATTTAGCAAAGCGTAAATTATTCCCTTCCATTTATCGTTTGTACCGAAGCGGAAAATTAGATGAGCATTTTGCAGTAATTGGTTTAGCACGTCGTCCTTGGACAGATGAAGTACTTAGAGAAAATGTGGAAAATTCCATACAAGATGCTCTTTCTCCGGATGAGGATTTATCCGAATTTATTTCCCATTTCTATTATAAATCTTTTGATGTGACGGAAAAAGAATCGTATCAAGGACTTAATGAAATCATTCAAAACCTTGAAGGTCAATACCAAACAGAAGGAAATAGACTATTTTATCTGGCAATGGCTCCAGATTTCTTTGGTGCTATTGCAAATCAACTCAATGATTATGGATTAAAGAACACGAGTGGTTGGACTAGACTTGTGATCGAAAAACCATTTGGACATGATTTACCTTCTGCTAAAAAGTTAAACCATGAATTACAAGCCGCATTTCGTGAAGATCAAATTTATCGTATCGACCACTATCTAGGTAAAGAGATGGTGCAAAATATTGAAGTAATCCGTTTTGCCAACGGTATTTTTGAACATTTGTGGAATAATCGCTTTATCTCAAACATCCAAATTACGAGTAGCGAAACGCTTGGAGTAGAGGAACGAGCACGTTATTATGACACTTCTGGTGCTACGCGGGATATGGTTCAAAATCATATGTTACAAATGGTTGCTCTACTGGCGATGGAACCTCCGATTAGTTTAACAACAGAGGAAGTACGCTCTGAAAAAATTAAAGTATTGCGTGCCTTAAGAATGATGGAGACAAATGAAATAGATGATTATTTCATTCGCGGTCAATACGGTGCTGGTACAGTTAAAGGTAATTCTGTTATTGGTTATCAAGACGAAGATGAACAACTAGAAAATTCTCGTACTGAAACATTTGTAGCTGGAAAACTTCTCATTGACAATTACCGATGGGCAGGCGTTCCTTTCTATATTCGTACAGGAAAGCGCATGACAGAAAAATCCACAAAAATTGTAATTGAGTTCAAAGACATTCCAATGAATCTTTATTACCAAAAAGATGATCAAAGGAATCCAAATTTATTGGTTATTAATATTCAACCAAATGAAGGAATTACGCTTTGCTTGAATGCACGTAAATCAGGTGAAGGTGCACTAGCAGAGCCAATTCAATTAGCATACCACCAAAATGCTGTATCTGGAATCAATACACCAGAAGCATATGAAAAACTAATTTACGATAGTATGCTTGGTGATGCGACTAACTTTACCCATTGGGATGAAGTTGCTTTATCTTGGCAATTTGTCGATAAGATTTTGGAAAACTGGTCAGAAAATCAACCAGCATTCCCTAATTATCGTTCTGGATCGATGGGACCAGAAGCATCTGATGAACTGTTGAAAAAAGATGGTTTCCATTGGTGGCCAATCTAA